DNA sequence from the Marinilongibacter aquaticus genome:
CAATTCTTCGTTGTAAGGCAGGGAAAAATCCCAAACTTTTGTCCACAGAGAACGCGAATCAGCCTCAGGAATTTGATCTTTGTTTTCTTCGTCTACAAGGCGTAATCCTTTCCAAGGCTCTGCAAAACGTTCTCTAAAGTGCCGCTCTACCGTTTCGATCACCAAAATGTTATGCTGGCTTTTATCCATCGGAAACGCACTCACCTGATCGACCCGAAAACGCGTGAAATCAGATGCGGCAAATTGGTTACCCTCAATCCTTCCTTCTTCTGTAAAACTATCGCCGGCCAAATACAAATGCGTATGGGGCGTGGCCTGCACTTTTAGCGTATTGCAATCTTCTTTTAAAGCCTTAAACTGCTTCAGGTTAGACATTCTGTAAAGGTCGCCGTAGCGGTAATCGTCTTTTACCAAATGGTGTGCAAAGAGGTATTTCGACAAATCGTTTGAGCAACCCAACAGCCACAAAAAGCTGCACAAAAACAAGGCGATATATTTGACAATTCTCAAAACTGGAAATAAATAAATTGATTAGAAGTAAACACACCCAAGAAATAGCAAGCCACCAACAAAAGCGAAAACTTGAAATAAAAGGCTCCTGTTTTCTCTGTGTTGATCTGCTTTACAAACATCTCTTTCCACATCAAGAAAGCAATCAATAACAAACAAAACCAAAGTTCGGCATGCGAAATCGGGCTTTCAAAGCCTGAATAAGCTCCAAAATCGACAAATTTCCCGAAGATTGTCAGAGCACTCGAAAGTCCCCTTGCCCGAAAGAAAACCCAGCTGAACATAACCAATAAAAAGGTAATCAAAATCTGTAATTGGTCGGTGGCCTTGTTTTTGGGCAATTCCAAAAAGCTCATGTATTTCTTTCGCATCATGGCCAAAATAAGGTAAATACCGTGCAAAGAACCCCAGATGACGAATGTCCAAGCGGCTCCATGCCACAGTCCACTGACCATAAACACCACGAAATAATTGAAATAATGTCGCCACTCGCCCACGCGGCTTCCGCCTAATGGAATATACAGGTAATCGCGAAACCAACCCGAAAGCGATATGTGCCACCTTCGCCAGAATTCTGAAATCGATTTGGAAATGTAGGGCACATCAAAGTTTTCCATCAATTTGAAGCCCATGACACGGGCACAACCGATGGCGATATCCGAGTAGCCCGAAAAATCGCAATAAATCTGAAAGGCATAGAAAAAAGTGGCCACCAAAAGTGTAGAGGCCGAATGTTCCGCGGGATTCTCGTATGCAAAATCGACCATCAAAGCCAATCTATCGGCTATAACTACTTTCTTGAACAAACCCCATGCAATGCGGATCAAGCCTTGCTTTATGTTTTCGAAATTGTACTTGAAATAGCTGTGGAACTGAAACAACAGGTTTTGCGGCCTTTCAATCGGCCCTGCCACAAGCTGCGGATAAAACATCACATACAACGAATAAATGATGAAATCCTTTTCGGGTTTCTGGTTCTTTCGGTACACTTCAATCGTATAGCTCATGGCCTGAAAGGTGTGAAAGGAAAGCCCGATAGGAAAGACCAGTTGATAATAAGGAATTGGATTTTGAAGATGGAACAAACCCAGCACATGTTCAATGTTGGCATTGAGGAAATTGAAATACTTGAAAATCGCCAAAAAGCCAATATTTGCAACCAAACTGAGCATCAACCACATCTTTCGCTTTTTCCCTTCCGACCTGTCGATCAGAAAGGCTGCGAAATAATCCACGACAATCGTGATGAGCAAAATGAAGATATACACCGGCTTGAAAGCCATGTAAAAGTAGCAACTCGCCAGAAGCAACAGCCATACTCTTCCACGATGCCGAAGCATGTAGTACAGAATACTGACAACGATAAAGAAGAATACGAATTGGATAGAATTAAAGAGCATGTGGGCCTCTAATCAAAATTTGCGTTTAAACGAGGCCAAAAATAACATTTTTCCGCGGATTCGACATTCGACTTTCAATATTCGAGTATGCGGTACACGCCCCGCTTATCACTATCTTTGCGGCATGTCGATTATACAGCAAGAGCCCATTTGTGCACTGGCCACGGCCCCGGGCGTGGGAGCCATAGCCGTTATTCGTGTTTCCGGAACCGGAGCCATCGAAATTGTCAATCGTATTTTCAAAGGGAAAAACCTGACAAAGGTGGCTACTCACACGGTGCATTTCGGGCAAATCATGCAAGGCGATACTACTTTGGATGAAGTCTTGGCAGCCGTATTCCATTCGCCGAAATCGTTCACAAAAGAAGATACGGTCGAAATCTCTTGCCACGGCAGCAGCTATGTGATCAATACCCTGCTCAAAACATTGATGGCCGAAGGCTGTCGATTGGCCAATCCCGGCGAGTTTACACAAAGGGCCTTTCTCAACGGACAATTCGATTTGGTACAAGCCGAAGCGGTTGCCGATTTGATCGAAGCCGATTCTGCAGCGGCACATCAAACAGCCATCAACCAATTGCGTGGCGGCTTTTCGCACCTATTGGGCGAACTTCGCGAACAGCTTATCCATTTTGCAAGTTTGGTCGAGCTCGAACTCGACTTTGGAGAAGAAGATGTGGAATTCGCAGACCGTGAAGACCTTAAAGCACTAATAGCCCAAATTCAAGCCCAGCTCTTTCCATTGATCCAATCTTTCGATGCGGGCAATGCAATCAAAGAAGGTATTCCTGTTGCAATAATCGGTCAGCCAAACGTGGGCAAATCCACACTTTTAAATGCCCTTTTGAAAGAAGAAAGAGCGATTGTCAGTGACATTGCCGGTACCACCCGCGACGCCATAGAGGATACGCTGGTGTTGAAAGGAATGAAATTCCGATTTATCGATACCGCAGGCATTCGACAAACCGACGATCACGTGGAAGGCATCGGCATAAAAAAATCGAAAATGGCTCTGGAAAAGGCCCGCCTTGTTGTGTTAATGTACGAAAACAAAGCCGAACGCGACTATCTAGAAGAATTGCTGAGCCAAACCGACATGAATGGAAAACATTTGTTTTGGGTGAAAAACAAAGCGGATATTTCGGACAAAGCCATTGCTCCAACAGACATCCTGATTTCCGCCAAAACGGGCTTGGGCATTCAAGATTTGGAAGAAAAATTGGTAAATGTGGCCAGTGAAAAAAAGCAGGGCGATACCGTGCTGACCAACTTACGCCATTTTGATCTGTTACAGAAAACCAATGCGGCACTCGAAGAAGTTCTCAATGGCCTGAATATGGGCATAACGGGCGATTTTCTGGCTCAGGATATTCGCTTGGCTTTGCATCATTTGGGCGAACTCACAGGCACCATCACCACCGACGACCTGCTGAAAAACATCTTTGGTCGTTTCTGTATCGGAAAGTAACCCCACCTACCTACCGGCGAAAATGTAATGCTGGGTACCAGTAAAGTAGTCTTTGAATATCTGGTTTAAAGGTTGGTTTTCGCGGCTGGCACGCACTCCTAGCGTGGGAAAAATATCGATTAAAGCATGCGATATATCCTGCACTGAATCCGCAGCCATCCGATGTATTTCTTGAATATGTTCTTCTGTAAAGTCGATCTGCTGATCAATTTTTTCTTGAATATCTGCCGCACAATTGAAAATCTTTTGCTCTACACCTGAAAGCAAAACCTGCAATTTGTCCAGTTTTTTTGCATCCAAAATCACCTGAGCTTCTTCCAAGAAATGCAAGGCCATGCCCAAATAATTCACCCAAAGCGTGAGATCGGCGAAAGTAGAAAAAGGTATTTTGTAAATGGCCTGCGGCAAATGAAAAGCATTGTACATAAAACTGTAATGATCATGCACTCTTACAGCCTGTACCTCAAACGAATGCGTTGCCGTGGCTTTCAGGCCCATCGTGTTCCAATCTTCAATAATCTGCACCCTGTTTTTCGGCAATACAAAAGAGCGAAAAAGAGGTTGCCCATCGGTATCCAAAAGCTCTTTGCCCTTTTCCACAATTTTGGCATTCAAAGTGAAATGTGTCAGGTAGGGAGCCCCAGTTCCATATTTCCAAACACCCGAAACAAGATAATGCTCCCCTTGCTTTTCGGCCGTGCCAAACAAGCCTCCACTTCCACCAAAACACACCTTTTCGGCATTATTTTGAAAAATTTCTTTGGCCACCGCGGGCTCAAGATTTCCAATAAAATAATTGGCTCCGGCACACAGCGTGACGGTCCAACCCAAGCTTCCATCTGCTTTCGCCAAAGTCTTTAGCGTATCCAAACCTTCCGCAAGCGACATCTCCAAACCTCCGTGGCTCTTCGGCACCCAAATATTCCAAAGGTTTTCCTCGGCGATCCAATCCAACACTTCTTCAGGGAATTCCTGCACCCCGAAACACGCTTTCCTAAGCTTCGGCAAATTCTCTTCTAACTTCATTTTTCACGATTTTTCTCCATTTCAAATACCCAGAGGTGCCCACTGCAAACAAGAAAACGGTCAGTCCGGCATAGATGTACAACTCTTTATAGACCAAAAGCGGTATCGAAATGATGTTGCTGATATTGAGGTAAATCCAGTTTTCCATCTTGCGTTTGGCCATAAGCCACATGCCCGCCCATGCAAAGGCACTGACCAGGGCATCCCAATAGGGCACATCCGAATTCGTGTGTTGACCCAACCAATAGGCCATCAGCACAAAGCACCCCAGTACAATACCCATGGCCTGAAAGTGTTCGGTCTTGGTGGAATAGGCAATCGGAGCTTCTTTCTTTTCTTTGCCGAATTTCCAGTAAATCCAACCGTAGATGCTCATGATGAGGTAGTACAGATGCAGCAGGATGTCGGCGTAAAGCTTGGAGTGGTAAAGCACCCAGATACCGATCAGAATACCGACGATTCCGAATAAGTAATTGTTGACGTTGTTTTTTCGGGCCAGTAGCACCTGCACCACACCAAAACCCGTACCCAACCATTGCAGCACAGTAAAATCCATAAAAAAATCCTCTCCCATTGTTTTAAAATTTAATCAATGAAATGAGGAAGATGATCCTGAATCGAATCAGGTGAAAAACCTAAAATCCCTACGCCGGCATTATCCGGATCAGGTGCAGGACAACAGTCCTCGGGTATCATCTCAGCCTGCCGAAGCAAGCACCCCATTTGATCGCAAAACTAGGCTTATATTTTTGAAAAGCACAATGCTGCGGTCGCAAATTTGCAAGATACAACTTTGCATAAATCGTATTTTTTGTTGAAAAGACTGTACACGAAAATTATCTTTAGGCATCCTTAACCCAAATATTCGCATGAAAAACGCAATCCTTTTCGGCCTCTTCGGCCTTTTAATGCTCGGCTGCAAACCAAAAGAAATTTCCTGGGTAGCCATTGGCGATTCCATTACTTATCTGAACGACCACAAAGACGAAACGGGCAACCGACTGACGAAAGGTTATTTGAGCTTGATTGCTGAAAAATATCCGCACATCAAATACATCAACCAAGGGCATAACGGCTGGACATCCATCGGAATCGCTGAAAACATCGAAAAGCTCGGCCTGGTCGAAGCCGATGTGTACAGTGTATTTCTGGGTACAAACGACTGGTGGGCCGGAAAAGCTTTGGGCTCGATGGACGACTACACTCAAAATACAGGTACCGGAACTGTTTACGGAGCCTTTCGCATAATTATCGATAAACTTAAAGCCTTGGACAGCGATGCCCAGATTATTTTGATCACCCCTATGCAAAGGGGCGATTTCGTGTACATCAACGATTACAAAAACAATGCTTACGGTTCGTACAAGGCCAAAAATGGAGAAACTTTAGGGCGGTTTGCCAATGCTGTAATCGCGATTGGCCAAAAGGAAAATATCGCTGTTGTTGATTTGTACCACGAAAGCGGTATTACGCCGGAAAACGCCGTGCATTTCAAGCGTTTGAGAAATCCAGAAACTGGCGAATACAAAAATTACAGCTACCCCGAATACACAGAAATTCCATTTGATCCCGAATCTGACGAATACCCCTACCCTCCCGAAGCCATTGACATGACCTACGACGGCCTGCACCCTTCGGACAAGGGTTGTGCCATCATCGCACAAATGCTCGCCGAAAAATGGGAGGGCTTGGAAAATTAGTTTTGCGACAAAGAATGGGGCCAGTCTTTGGAGGCTGTCCCCCACTCTTTATTGGGTTCTTTGCTCATCTCGAATTCGATTTCACCGCCCGCAATCAACTCCTCATGCTTCAGGTAGTTTCGGCTCACTTTTTCGCCATTGATCCGCATAGAGGCAATGTAATGCCTTCCTTCTGAAACGCCTTTCGCTTTTATTTGTAAAGTTTTCCCGTTGGGAAAATGCATTTTCACTTCGTCGAAACGTGGGCCAGAAATCACATATTCGGGTACCGATGGCGTAACCGGATAAAAGCCCATGGCGGCGAAAACATACCAAGCCGACATCTGGCCGGCATCGTCGTTGCCACTCAAACCGCCCACGGTATCGTCGTATTCGTTTTTCATGATTTCGCCAACCAAAGCCTGAGTTTTCCAAGGCTCACCAGAAAAATTGTACAAGAAAGGGATTTGATGCCCGGGCTCATTTCCGTGCCAATATTGTCCCAAAGCATGAAAACGATCGAGGTTTGCATTGAAGGCCTCTTGGCCTCCCATTGCCTGCATTAAGCCGGCCATATCCTGTGGCACATACCACGTATATTGATAAGGCGTGCCCTCTGTGATGTAGCTCTGCCGACTCAATTTATCGTATTCTTCTGTAAAGTGACCATCTGCATATTTCCCACGCACCGTAGAGTCGGCCGGACTGAAAACATTTCTGTAGTTCAAAGCCCTTTGTCGCAATTTCTCGGCATTAATTTCATCGCCCTTTTTCTGAGCAATTTGAGCCAAAGCAAAATCGTCGAATGCATATTCCAAGGTACGTGAAACCTGTTCTCTTTTGTGGAACGAATCCATCACCTCGTCTTCCAAAGGGATATAACCATATTCGATATACGAATCCAAAGCTCTGCGTCCTTTTCCTTGTTTGTATTCTTCTTCCGTCTCTGGCAATTCAAATGCATTTTTGAGCAAATAGGCGTAGTCCTTGTCCGAGATTTCGATCAAACCTTTCCCATACGCATCGGCCAAAGCAGGCACAGCATGATCGCCAATCATGGCCGAAGTATAGCTGTTCCAGCAAGGGAAAATTGGCAACCAACCGCCTTGCTCGGCTTTGAGTAGAATGCTTTTCATCATGTCTGCATCCGATTCGGGTTTGAGTAAGGTAAAAAGTGGCAAAGAAGCTCGATAGGTATCCCACATCGAAAAATCATCGTAATAATTCCCTTCCATGCGGCCCATTTCTCCGCTCCCTCCGAATTTCGGATAAGTGCCCTCCACATCGGTATATAAGCGGGGCTGAAGAAAACTGTGGTACATGGCCGTATAAAACTTCACTTTGTCCTTTTCGCTGCCGCCATTCACCTCCACCGATCCCAGTAAACGATTCCATTCGCTTTTCAGGTTTTCCACCGCTTCATCGAAACGTAAATCTGCAGTTTCGGCTTCCAAATTCTTTCTCGCGGCCTCAATTGAAGTAAAGGACGTGCCAATTCGCACCTCAACCACTTCTCCGTTCTCGGCATCAAAACTCAAATAAGCTCCCAAATTAGCTTTGTCCGAAACCCTGTTTTCATTTTCAAAAACCGACTGTTCTGAAAAAGTCCCGGAAGCAGAAAAAGATCTGGAAAACTGGGCCACGAAATAACCTTTAAATCCAGCCTCCTCTCCCCAACCTTGGTAAATGCGGTGCACGGGATTGAAACCTACAATTTCATTCTTTTCGGCATTGATTTCGACAAAACCTTGTCCTTCATCGCTGTTGGGTTGTACGATAAAATGAGCCGCCCCTGTACGGTTGAATTTCACCCGAAGCAGGCCTGTACGCAAGGTGGCCGTCATTTCCACATCAATATCGTGATCGGCCAAATGCACACTGTATTTTTCGGCAGAAGCCCGCTCTTCATTATGACTAAATCGCGAGGCCCGCTCTTCGGCTCCCCATTTCAGTTCACCCGAAATCGGCATAATAGTCATGCTTCCATAATCTTGCACACAAGAACCGCTGAGCCAGTGGCTCCCACGAAAACCTTGGATCAGGCTATCGGTATAATAATATGGGGCTTTGCACTTGGTTTCGTCGGCATAAGTTTGGGCAGTCCAATTGGTCATTCCGAAAGGATAAGTCACTTCGGGAATTACTTGAGCGTTGTTCTCAGAACCATGCCCATGAGCTTCTGCACTAAGTGTGGTGGCCGGAGCGGTGCCGATCAGAGGATTGACATATTGCGTATAGTCCTGATTGTTTTTCGCAGAAGAGCAGGCAAGCAAAAGGCCTGAAACCAAAAGATATTTGTACATTATAAGGTAAGGGTTTTACGAATTGCGAATGAAAGTAAATAAATTTTCGAGAGACTCCTATCATTTGCCCAAGCACTTGAAACTTTTGGCTCCTGAAATTCTCGCATTAATTTTCCATTAAATGTCCCCAGTGCTGCTTATGAAAAATTAATGTCTCAAAAACATTTTACTTTCTCTAACTTTACACGATGCGGTTCGTTTTTTGCACGATGACCCATAAACCGATGGAATATTGGCCGTCTTTTCACATGCAATTCGACACATTTAATAACCTTAATACACTCAAAAAATGATTAAGAAATCTTTCAGTATTTTACTTTGCCTTCTTGCCATTGGCAGCCTCAGTTTCGCCCAGAAAAAAAACGAATTAGTGGTGGGATCCTACAACCTGCGGTACAACAATTCGGGCGATGGAGAAAACGCTTGGCCAAACCGAAAAGAGATGGTGAAGTCGTTGATCCGTTTTCATGAATGGGATATTTTCGGTACGCAAGAAGCTTTAAAAGGCCAACTCGACGATGTAGCCGAACTTCCTGAATTTGCCTATTTGGGCAAAGGCCGCGACGACGGCAAAGATGGCGGCGAGCACTCGGCCATTTTCTACAAGAAAGAGCGTTTTGATGTGCTCGAATCTGGCGATTTCTGGCTGCGTGAAAATCCTGATGAGCCCGGCAAAGGCTGGGACGCCACCTGCTGCAACAGAATTTGCTCTTGGGCTTTGTTCAAAGACAATATGTCGAAAAAGAAATTCTACTTTTTCAATGTGCACTTCGATCATCAAGGTGTAGAAGCACGCAAGCAATCGGGTTATTTGATGGAGAAGAAAATTAAAGAAATTGCGGGCGATAAAGCAACAGTATTCCTTACGGGAGATTTCAACTCCACTCCAGATACCGAGCAAATCCAAGTGCTTTCCAAAGCGTTGAACGACTCGAGAAAAGTAACTGAAGAGGCTCCGTATGGCCCAGAAGGCACTTTCAATAGCTTTAAATTCGACGCTCCGATGGACAAACGCATCGACTATATTTTTGTCAGCAACCATGTTGAAGTTTTAAAATACGGCGTTCTAACGGACGCTCTGCACAAAAGATACCCTTCAGATCACCAACCCGTGATGATCAAGGCAGTGATCAAATAAAAATAGAGCCCGGTGCAAGAGCATCGGGCTTTTTTCGTCCCACCCTCCTCGGTCCATGAAATTGGTATTTTCAACCAAAACCGATAATTTGCTGGAAAAAGCACAGCAATGATTGTATCGAAGGATGTTTCTTTTCAGCGGATATTCCGTTGGTCTTGGTATCACATGGTTTGGCTCTCGGTAGGAGCCACATTTTTTGCTTGCCTGTACAAATTCGGTATTCTGCACTTTGTCATCCCTTGGTTGCCTATTTCTGTGATCGGTACAGCTGTGGCCTTTTATGTGGGTTTTAAGAACAACCAATCCTACGATAGAATGTGGGAAGCCCGAAAGATTTGGGGCGGAATAGTGAACAGCAGCCGAAGTTGGGGCATGCAAGTGAATACTTTTATCTCTCCTCTTTTCAGCACACAAGCTGTGGACGACAAAGAATTGGAAAACTGGAAAAAGAAATTGGTTTACCGTCATTTGGCTTGGCTTTATGTACACAGAAGTCAATTGCTTGTGCCTACCTCATGGGAACATATCAAGCAGGGCGGTTTGATGACCAAAGCCGCCGACTATTTCCAACGCAGTCAGGGCATTGGTTTGTTTACCGAAGAAGCCGATCAAATAGACCTGCACGCTTTCTTGGAAAACGAAGAGTTCAATCAATCGCGTAAAGCCGCCAATATGGCCACGCAGCTTGTGCTCAATCAGGGAAAAGATTTGGCCGCACTGCGGGAAAAAGGCTTGATCGACGATTTCAGGCATTTGGAAATGAGCCGTACTTTAACGGCCTTTTACGAATTGCAAGGCAAAAACGAACGCATCAAGAAATTCCCATTTCCGCGTCAATACGCCAACATGAGCCGCTATTTTGTGGGTATTTTCATTGGCTTGCTTCCTTTTAGCATGATTCCCGAATTGATGAACGTGGGCGATTGGGGTTTTTGGCTCTCCATTCCGGCCACTGTGCTCATCGGCTGGGTTTACATCATGATGGAGCTTATTGGCGATTACTCTGAAAACCCCTTTCAGGGCATGGCCAACGATATCCCCATGCTCTCGCTTTGCCGAACTATAGAAATCGATTTGCGTGAAATGCTGGGCGAAACGCAATTGCCCGAAAGTATCCCGTCGAAAAGAGATGTATTGATGTAAAATATTTCACTATTGACACGCGGGTAGAACAAATTGTGATAAAATTCTGCTCACATTGCCATTGGAACTGGTTTGTCCATAATTTCCTCCCGTCGTGACCAAAACCAAATTCAAAGTTTTACAAATATAGATCGACTGGCCGCCATTGCCTTTGGCTTCTACAATGTCAAGATTTTTACCCTTAAAAGCCCGTTTATATGTCCAAAACTGATAACCGTAGCCGCCATCTTCAATATTCAGTTGTTCCAGAGATGGCCTTTGCTTATGGGAAGCTAAGCTTTCTTCTACCCAATCTGCATCCAGAATTTGTTGGCCATTGAAAACGCCCGAATTCAAATACAACACTCCAAGTTTTAGCAAATCTCGGGAACGTAAACGCAAACCAGAGGCCGCCGCTGGACTTTTATCCAAAGTAAGACAAACCCATTCACTCTCCTGTATCCCCAGAGGCTCAAAAAGAAATTTTCGAGCAAAAGTATGAATGTCCAAACCACTTTGCCTACGAACAATTTCAGCCAAAACCTGAGTGTTGCCTCCACTGTAGTTCCAATCCGTTCCGGGTATACTTGCCATTTCCTGTTTTAAAACAAATTTTATTGGATTCAAGCTCAAATCCATTTTAGTTTCGTCATTGAGCAATTGTCCATATTTGCCTAGTTCATGCCAACTGAGCCCGCTACTCATGGTAAGCATATTACGTACAGTGATTTGCATTTTATGCGGATTCAATTTGTCTTTTTTACAGATATCAGGAAAATAACCTAATACTGGTTCATCCACAGTTTTGATCAAGCCCTTTTGAAGGGCTATGCCCACACAAGCCGACACCACACTTTTTGAAACACTACGGGCATCGTGCAAGCAATCGAGACGGTGCCGAACCAAACCCAATTTTTTGCCATGTTTTTCATCCAAG
Encoded proteins:
- the pnuC gene encoding nicotinamide riboside transporter PnuC, producing MGEDFFMDFTVLQWLGTGFGVVQVLLARKNNVNNYLFGIVGILIGIWVLYHSKLYADILLHLYYLIMSIYGWIYWKFGKEKKEAPIAYSTKTEHFQAMGIVLGCFVLMAYWLGQHTNSDVPYWDALVSAFAWAGMWLMAKRKMENWIYLNISNIISIPLLVYKELYIYAGLTVFLFAVGTSGYLKWRKIVKNEVRREFAEA
- a CDS encoding MBOAT family O-acyltransferase, which translates into the protein MLFNSIQFVFFFIVVSILYYMLRHRGRVWLLLLASCYFYMAFKPVYIFILLITIVVDYFAAFLIDRSEGKKRKMWLMLSLVANIGFLAIFKYFNFLNANIEHVLGLFHLQNPIPYYQLVFPIGLSFHTFQAMSYTIEVYRKNQKPEKDFIIYSLYVMFYPQLVAGPIERPQNLLFQFHSYFKYNFENIKQGLIRIAWGLFKKVVIADRLALMVDFAYENPAEHSASTLLVATFFYAFQIYCDFSGYSDIAIGCARVMGFKLMENFDVPYISKSISEFWRRWHISLSGWFRDYLYIPLGGSRVGEWRHYFNYFVVFMVSGLWHGAAWTFVIWGSLHGIYLILAMMRKKYMSFLELPKNKATDQLQILITFLLVMFSWVFFRARGLSSALTIFGKFVDFGAYSGFESPISHAELWFCLLLIAFLMWKEMFVKQINTEKTGAFYFKFSLLLVACYFLGVFTSNQFIYFQF
- the mnmE gene encoding tRNA uridine-5-carboxymethylaminomethyl(34) synthesis GTPase MnmE, with translation MSIIQQEPICALATAPGVGAIAVIRVSGTGAIEIVNRIFKGKNLTKVATHTVHFGQIMQGDTTLDEVLAAVFHSPKSFTKEDTVEISCHGSSYVINTLLKTLMAEGCRLANPGEFTQRAFLNGQFDLVQAEAVADLIEADSAAAHQTAINQLRGGFSHLLGELREQLIHFASLVELELDFGEEDVEFADREDLKALIAQIQAQLFPLIQSFDAGNAIKEGIPVAIIGQPNVGKSTLLNALLKEERAIVSDIAGTTRDAIEDTLVLKGMKFRFIDTAGIRQTDDHVEGIGIKKSKMALEKARLVVLMYENKAERDYLEELLSQTDMNGKHLFWVKNKADISDKAIAPTDILISAKTGLGIQDLEEKLVNVASEKKQGDTVLTNLRHFDLLQKTNAALEEVLNGLNMGITGDFLAQDIRLALHHLGELTGTITTDDLLKNIFGRFCIGK
- a CDS encoding SGNH/GDSL hydrolase family protein; the protein is MKNAILFGLFGLLMLGCKPKEISWVAIGDSITYLNDHKDETGNRLTKGYLSLIAEKYPHIKYINQGHNGWTSIGIAENIEKLGLVEADVYSVFLGTNDWWAGKALGSMDDYTQNTGTGTVYGAFRIIIDKLKALDSDAQIILITPMQRGDFVYINDYKNNAYGSYKAKNGETLGRFANAVIAIGQKENIAVVDLYHESGITPENAVHFKRLRNPETGEYKNYSYPEYTEIPFDPESDEYPYPPEAIDMTYDGLHPSDKGCAIIAQMLAEKWEGLEN
- a CDS encoding endonuclease/exonuclease/phosphatase family protein; amino-acid sequence: MIKKSFSILLCLLAIGSLSFAQKKNELVVGSYNLRYNNSGDGENAWPNRKEMVKSLIRFHEWDIFGTQEALKGQLDDVAELPEFAYLGKGRDDGKDGGEHSAIFYKKERFDVLESGDFWLRENPDEPGKGWDATCCNRICSWALFKDNMSKKKFYFFNVHFDHQGVEARKQSGYLMEKKIKEIAGDKATVFLTGDFNSTPDTEQIQVLSKALNDSRKVTEEAPYGPEGTFNSFKFDAPMDKRIDYIFVSNHVEVLKYGVLTDALHKRYPSDHQPVMIKAVIK
- a CDS encoding GH92 family glycosyl hydrolase: MYKYLLVSGLLLACSSAKNNQDYTQYVNPLIGTAPATTLSAEAHGHGSENNAQVIPEVTYPFGMTNWTAQTYADETKCKAPYYYTDSLIQGFRGSHWLSGSCVQDYGSMTIMPISGELKWGAEERASRFSHNEERASAEKYSVHLADHDIDVEMTATLRTGLLRVKFNRTGAAHFIVQPNSDEGQGFVEINAEKNEIVGFNPVHRIYQGWGEEAGFKGYFVAQFSRSFSASGTFSEQSVFENENRVSDKANLGAYLSFDAENGEVVEVRIGTSFTSIEAARKNLEAETADLRFDEAVENLKSEWNRLLGSVEVNGGSEKDKVKFYTAMYHSFLQPRLYTDVEGTYPKFGGSGEMGRMEGNYYDDFSMWDTYRASLPLFTLLKPESDADMMKSILLKAEQGGWLPIFPCWNSYTSAMIGDHAVPALADAYGKGLIEISDKDYAYLLKNAFELPETEEEYKQGKGRRALDSYIEYGYIPLEDEVMDSFHKREQVSRTLEYAFDDFALAQIAQKKGDEINAEKLRQRALNYRNVFSPADSTVRGKYADGHFTEEYDKLSRQSYITEGTPYQYTWYVPQDMAGLMQAMGGQEAFNANLDRFHALGQYWHGNEPGHQIPFLYNFSGEPWKTQALVGEIMKNEYDDTVGGLSGNDDAGQMSAWYVFAAMGFYPVTPSVPEYVISGPRFDEVKMHFPNGKTLQIKAKGVSEGRHYIASMRINGEKVSRNYLKHEELIAGGEIEFEMSKEPNKEWGTASKDWPHSLSQN
- a CDS encoding bestrophin family protein, whose protein sequence is MIVSKDVSFQRIFRWSWYHMVWLSVGATFFACLYKFGILHFVIPWLPISVIGTAVAFYVGFKNNQSYDRMWEARKIWGGIVNSSRSWGMQVNTFISPLFSTQAVDDKELENWKKKLVYRHLAWLYVHRSQLLVPTSWEHIKQGGLMTKAADYFQRSQGIGLFTEEADQIDLHAFLENEEFNQSRKAANMATQLVLNQGKDLAALREKGLIDDFRHLEMSRTLTAFYELQGKNERIKKFPFPRQYANMSRYFVGIFIGLLPFSMIPELMNVGDWGFWLSIPATVLIGWVYIMMELIGDYSENPFQGMANDIPMLSLCRTIEIDLREMLGETQLPESIPSKRDVLM
- a CDS encoding serine hydrolase domain-containing protein: MRLFAMCLFFFLVSISCRKVIINSQDYTYSTPLEIQDGLHVGSLAAVGLDSLLLAQMTKSIVDEDIYNIHSVLIYKNGLLVYERYLCGLDEKHGKKLGLVRHRLDCLHDARSVSKSVVSACVGIALQKGLIKTVDEPVLGYFPDICKKDKLNPHKMQITVRNMLTMSSGLSWHELGKYGQLLNDETKMDLSLNPIKFVLKQEMASIPGTDWNYSGGNTQVLAEIVRRQSGLDIHTFARKFLFEPLGIQESEWVCLTLDKSPAAASGLRLRSRDLLKLGVLYLNSGVFNGQQILDADWVEESLASHKQRPSLEQLNIEDGGYGYQFWTYKRAFKGKNLDIVEAKGNGGQSIYICKTLNLVLVTTGGNYGQTSSNGNVSRILSQFVLPACQ